The proteins below are encoded in one region of Methanofollis aquaemaris:
- a CDS encoding type II toxin-antitoxin system HicB family antitoxin, which produces MPTPFEIYHDGEWWCARGVGADIFTQGKTLDELMKNINEAAALHLASPEFFEGEDPTR; this is translated from the coding sequence ATGCCGACACCATTCGAGATCTATCATGACGGCGAGTGGTGGTGTGCCCGCGGCGTGGGGGCGGACATCTTCACCCAGGGCAAAACACTCGACGAACTTATGAAAAATATCAACGAGGCCGCGGCCCTCCACCTTGCGTCCCCAGAATTTTTTGAAGGAGAAGACCCAACCCGCTGA
- a CDS encoding UPF0280 family protein — translation MIREHFEYKQTITTVLADEEAHVAAAKEGMLRAREELEGFIAADPFFGVTFEPYAPDAESLTVRRMGAASLEAGVGPMAAVAGTIAWAGAEAMQAAGARFGVVDNGGDIALFSNREVRVGVHAGASPFSDRLAFVVPPQEEILGICTSSATVGPSISFGVADAVSVFSRDVSRADAWATSLCNTLAPGDEAAFAALEGAAAEGVLLIIGEEIGVWGEVPEIVGATVDPSLITRGEARPEDRRSTTPP, via the coding sequence ATGATCAGAGAGCACTTCGAGTACAAACAGACGATCACGACGGTGCTTGCCGACGAGGAGGCGCACGTCGCCGCGGCGAAGGAGGGGATGCTCCGGGCGCGCGAGGAACTGGAGGGCTTCATCGCCGCCGACCCTTTCTTCGGGGTGACCTTCGAGCCCTATGCTCCCGATGCGGAAAGCCTGACGGTGCGGCGGATGGGCGCCGCCTCCCTGGAAGCGGGCGTCGGGCCGATGGCGGCGGTGGCGGGAACGATCGCCTGGGCCGGGGCCGAGGCGATGCAGGCGGCCGGGGCGAGGTTCGGGGTCGTCGACAACGGCGGCGACATCGCCCTCTTCTCAAACCGCGAGGTGCGGGTCGGGGTCCATGCCGGGGCCTCGCCCTTCTCCGACAGACTTGCCTTCGTCGTCCCGCCGCAGGAGGAGATCCTCGGCATCTGCACCTCGTCGGCGACGGTCGGGCCTTCCATCTCCTTCGGGGTTGCGGACGCCGTCTCGGTCTTCTCCCGCGATGTCTCGCGGGCCGACGCCTGGGCCACCTCGCTCTGCAACACCCTCGCCCCCGGCGACGAGGCGGCCTTCGCCGCGCTCGAAGGCGCGGCGGCGGAGGGGGTGCTGCTGATCATCGGAGAAGAGATCGGCGTCTGGGGGGAGGTGCCCGAGATCGTCGGGGCGACGGTCGACCCTTCCCTCATCACCAGGGGGGAGGCGAGACCTGAAGATCGCCGGTCAACTACCCCGCCCTGA
- a CDS encoding RNA-guided endonuclease InsQ/TnpB family protein codes for MLAQTNHLRCSKRQYQMLRYLCRCSKNLYNVGLYTTRQWFFENGTFLKYPQNYHLCKTNENYKILQAATAQQTLKFVERNMRSFFGLLSLYKNGRVDKPSIPRYLDKDGYFLVAFPRNAFSIIDGIVQLGVSQELKKQNPDAHEMLRFTLPKNLLPFADKVQEIHILPLYDGRAFRIKYVYTETKPEPDPTPDPSRFLAIDLGLDNFATCVDTVTGTPQIICGRYVKSLNRQYNKTNAQIQSIKDHQKITSLTNRQMRLLVSRGTRINEFMNRAVHHIVQYCLDNRIGNICIGELAGIKQSINHGKKNNQNFVQIPYGKFKQKLASKCEFYGIQYHLVDEAYTSRTDALAGDEIRDQEYGKSRRVKRGLYQSSTGMLLNADVNGAINIMRKVAGDSVLEQIIGRGRVNRPVRIRLAYEQSSCE; via the coding sequence ATGCTTGCACAGACCAACCACCTCCGGTGCTCCAAGCGGCAGTACCAGATGCTTCGGTACCTGTGTAGGTGCTCGAAGAACCTGTACAACGTCGGGTTGTACACTACCCGCCAATGGTTCTTCGAAAACGGTACATTTCTCAAGTATCCGCAGAACTATCACCTTTGCAAAACGAACGAGAATTACAAGATCCTGCAAGCTGCAACCGCTCAACAAACTCTCAAGTTCGTTGAGCGCAACATGCGTTCCTTCTTCGGATTGCTCTCTCTCTACAAGAACGGCAGAGTAGATAAACCATCTATTCCTCGGTATCTTGATAAAGACGGCTACTTCCTCGTCGCCTTCCCCCGAAACGCGTTTTCGATCATAGACGGGATCGTCCAACTTGGCGTATCTCAGGAACTTAAGAAACAGAACCCTGACGCTCATGAAATGCTCAGGTTCACTCTTCCAAAGAACCTGCTCCCATTCGCAGATAAAGTCCAGGAGATTCACATTCTCCCCCTGTACGACGGACGAGCGTTCAGGATCAAGTACGTGTACACCGAAACAAAACCTGAGCCAGACCCAACCCCCGATCCATCTCGATTCCTTGCCATCGACCTGGGGCTTGACAATTTTGCAACCTGCGTTGATACTGTTACCGGGACTCCGCAGATCATCTGTGGTAGGTACGTGAAATCTCTGAACCGGCAGTACAACAAGACCAACGCCCAGATCCAGTCGATCAAGGATCACCAGAAGATCACATCCCTCACAAACCGTCAGATGCGCCTTCTCGTTTCCAGAGGTACCCGGATCAACGAGTTCATGAACCGTGCGGTTCACCACATCGTTCAGTATTGTTTGGACAACCGTATTGGAAACATCTGCATCGGGGAACTTGCCGGGATCAAGCAGAGCATCAACCACGGGAAAAAGAACAACCAGAACTTCGTCCAGATCCCGTACGGGAAGTTCAAGCAGAAACTTGCCTCGAAATGCGAGTTTTACGGGATCCAGTATCATCTGGTGGACGAGGCGTACACCTCACGGACGGACGCTCTGGCCGGGGATGAGATCCGGGACCAGGAGTATGGGAAATCCAGGAGGGTGAAGAGGGGTTTGTACCAGAGTTCGACCGGAATGTTGCTGAACGCAGACGTGAACGGTGCGATCAACATCATGAGAAAGGTAGCCGGTGATTCTGTTCTTGAACAGATAATCGGTAGGGGCCGCGTCAACCGGCCTGTACGAATAAGGCTCGCATACGAGCAATCTTCGTGCGAATGA
- a CDS encoding MarR family transcriptional regulator, with amino-acid sequence MKTEEFDWMVYHIIAWGQAATIPALVEHVGGDRAAVEESVGRLVSYLLIERDGETVRALSVEESILKCQLKNTAGIPLEIENGVIKIPDFARSGDKQ; translated from the coding sequence GTGAAAACCGAAGAATTCGACTGGATGGTCTACCACATAATCGCCTGGGGCCAGGCCGCGACCATCCCCGCCCTCGTCGAGCACGTCGGCGGGGACAGGGCGGCCGTCGAGGAGTCGGTCGGCCGACTCGTCTCCTATTTGCTCATCGAACGGGACGGCGAGACGGTGCGGGCGCTTTCGGTTGAAGAATCGATTCTGAAATGTCAGTTGAAAAATACCGCCGGCATCCCGCTTGAGATCGAGAACGGCGTGATTAAGATACCGGATTTTGCACGGAGCGGTGACAAACAATGA
- a CDS encoding tRNA (cytidine(56)-2'-O)-methyltransferase: MRKVCILRLGHRPERDHRVTTHVGLTARALGADGMYLVGEDPVIVGSVRDVVERWGGEFFIEDKVKWKHCIRQWKERGGIVAHLTMYGLELGEVVAEMRERTEDLLIIVGAEKVPGDVYGMVDYNVSVTNQPHSEISSLAILLDRLFMGQEMGKKFEGAKIRVEPCEVGKRVIEL, encoded by the coding sequence ATGAGAAAAGTATGCATCCTCAGGCTCGGTCACCGGCCTGAACGTGACCACCGGGTCACCACCCATGTCGGACTCACCGCGCGCGCCCTCGGCGCCGATGGGATGTACCTTGTGGGCGAAGACCCGGTGATCGTCGGGTCGGTCAGAGATGTCGTCGAACGCTGGGGTGGAGAGTTCTTCATCGAGGACAAGGTGAAGTGGAAGCATTGCATCAGGCAGTGGAAGGAACGGGGCGGGATCGTCGCCCACCTCACGATGTACGGCCTTGAACTCGGCGAGGTCGTCGCCGAGATGCGGGAGCGGACCGAAGACCTGCTCATCATCGTCGGGGCCGAGAAGGTGCCGGGCGATGTCTACGGGATGGTCGACTACAATGTCTCGGTAACCAACCAGCCTCATTCCGAGATATCGAGCCTTGCCATCCTCTTGGACCGCCTCTTCATGGGTCAGGAGATGGGGAAGAAGTTCGAAGGAGCAAAGATCCGCGTCGAGCCCTGCGAGGTCGGCAAGCGGGTGATCGAGCTGTGA
- a CDS encoding ATP-grasp domain-containing protein — translation MKRVLVVGFATRHVVGSARRAGYEVYAVDHFCDQDLCQDAERHLKFEELDEIPDLVSEICNGHTVDWLVTTSGAEELSVPIPHAGPSAECSARFLDKLEIQHFFEKNGIPTPALVDGRFPAMVKPRHGAGGWRNRVVRSAEELRAWEEEWPDVPAITQEVVGGVPASVSCVCDGKRAVALAVNEQLLRGGDGDRAYGFSGSVTPFVHPLAGRMMGIAEEAVARSGCVGSVGVDFVVGADDLRAIEINPRFQGTLDTVEASIGESVFRHHLDACTGRLPAARPAPCQVAARGILFADRDLVVKRDLSPLSSCIADIPWPGTEVEEGSAVVSVYGSGPDRAAALASLDRNITRVRQYMS, via the coding sequence GTGAAGCGGGTGCTCGTGGTCGGCTTCGCCACCAGGCATGTGGTCGGGTCGGCGCGGCGGGCCGGGTACGAGGTCTATGCCGTCGACCATTTCTGCGACCAGGATCTCTGTCAGGATGCGGAGCGGCACCTGAAGTTCGAGGAACTCGACGAGATCCCCGACTTGGTCTCCGAGATCTGCAATGGGCACACGGTCGACTGGCTGGTGACCACTTCGGGGGCCGAGGAACTCTCGGTCCCGATCCCGCATGCCGGTCCTTCGGCCGAGTGCTCGGCGAGGTTTCTGGACAAACTCGAGATCCAGCATTTCTTCGAAAAGAACGGGATACCGACTCCTGCTCTCGTTGACGGACGGTTCCCGGCGATGGTCAAGCCCCGGCACGGTGCCGGGGGGTGGCGAAACCGGGTGGTCAGGTCTGCGGAAGAACTGCGGGCCTGGGAGGAGGAGTGGCCCGATGTCCCGGCGATCACCCAGGAGGTGGTCGGGGGTGTCCCGGCCAGCGTCTCCTGTGTCTGCGACGGGAAGCGGGCCGTGGCGCTGGCAGTCAACGAGCAACTGCTCAGGGGCGGGGACGGCGACCGGGCATACGGGTTCTCGGGCTCAGTCACCCCCTTCGTCCACCCGCTCGCAGGCCGGATGATGGGGATCGCCGAGGAGGCGGTGGCCAGGAGCGGGTGCGTCGGGTCGGTCGGTGTGGACTTTGTCGTCGGGGCCGACGACCTCCGGGCGATCGAGATCAACCCCCGTTTCCAGGGCACCCTCGACACGGTCGAGGCCTCGATCGGGGAGAGTGTCTTCCGGCACCACCTCGACGCCTGCACCGGCCGTCTTCCCGCGGCCAGGCCCGCGCCCTGCCAGGTGGCGGCGAGGGGGATCCTCTTCGCCGACCGCGACCTCGTGGTGAAAAGAGATCTCTCTCCCCTCTCCTCCTGCATCGCCGATATCCCGTGGCCGGGCACTGAGGTGGAGGAAGGGAGTGCGGTGGTCAGCGTCTACGGCTCCGGGCCTGACCGGGCCGCCGCCCTTGCATCGCTGGATAGAAATATAACACGCGTCCGTCAATATATGTCCTGA
- a CDS encoding transcription factor: MVGIGDMLGDPAVRAYLLRLIEAEGLELLEKFPPEGEYSDEELAEKTGINLNTVRHTLYTLYERRLAEYRRIKNPETGWLTYLWTLRSDRFYPVIGQDLERILDILQKRERYEEENDFYICDECGIFTFNDVSDTNFTCPACGGAVKHFDNEMLLVALKHRIEEIRSTIGNA, from the coding sequence ATGGTTGGCATTGGCGATATGCTGGGGGATCCGGCGGTCCGGGCCTATCTTCTCCGCCTGATCGAGGCGGAGGGGCTCGAACTCCTGGAGAAGTTCCCGCCTGAGGGCGAGTACTCGGACGAGGAACTCGCGGAGAAGACCGGGATCAACCTCAACACGGTCAGGCACACGCTCTATACGCTTTACGAGAGGCGGCTTGCCGAATACCGGCGGATCAAGAACCCGGAGACCGGATGGCTCACCTATCTCTGGACGCTCCGGTCCGACAGGTTCTATCCCGTCATAGGCCAGGATCTCGAACGGATCCTCGATATTTTGCAGAAGCGCGAAAGATACGAGGAAGAGAACGATTTTTACATCTGCGACGAGTGCGGGATCTTCACGTTCAACGATGTCTCAGACACCAATTTCACCTGTCCGGCCTGCGGGGGTGCGGTGAAGCACTTTGACAACGAGATGTTGCTTGTCGCCCTGAAGCACCGGATCGAGGAGATCCGATCGACGATCGGGAATGCATGA
- a CDS encoding HDIG domain-containing metalloprotein: MHEEILRKAGCDEGVVAHCRAVTAAAREYAGSSAVDRDLLLAGGMLHDLGRSKTHALGHAEAGADLARALGLPDEVVRIIRRHIGAGLTPEECALLGLLPADAVPQRLEERVVAHADNLTKGTRHITLEERMDRSVVLGRKAAVRVFRLGLDLEPLRHLPGGMSMPEGRRENVPGR, encoded by the coding sequence ATGCATGAGGAGATTCTGAGAAAGGCGGGCTGCGACGAGGGGGTCGTCGCCCATTGCAGGGCGGTGACCGCTGCCGCGCGGGAATACGCGGGGTCGTCTGCGGTCGACCGCGATCTTCTCCTTGCCGGGGGGATGCTCCATGACCTGGGGCGGTCGAAGACTCATGCCCTCGGACACGCAGAGGCGGGTGCCGATCTGGCGCGCGCGCTCGGTCTCCCCGACGAGGTGGTCAGGATCATCAGGCGGCATATCGGTGCCGGGTTGACTCCGGAGGAGTGCGCGCTCCTCGGTCTTCTGCCTGCGGACGCGGTGCCGCAGAGGCTCGAAGAGCGGGTGGTCGCCCATGCCGACAACCTCACGAAGGGGACCAGGCATATCACTCTGGAGGAGCGGATGGACCGTTCGGTCGTTCTCGGACGGAAGGCGGCGGTCCGGGTCTTCAGGCTGGGTCTCGATCTCGAACCTCTGAGGCATCTGCCCGGTGGCATGTCAATGCCGGAAGGTCGCCGCGAGAACGTACCCGGACGATAG
- a CDS encoding regulator of amino acid metabolism, contains ACT domain protein, which yields MWETLMQEFADSPAQARVVKFLLENGFGVSEKGRITCNDIEIPATHIARTIGTDRRVVDATARRIQSMDWTSKVFSSMRATPDLSKVAEALGLTVITILPTDAHEKGIVGAAVRILSEHDLAIRQIFVTDPYFAESPRLVIILDEPLPLGVIEELRALPQVQKLMI from the coding sequence ATGTGGGAAACACTCATGCAGGAATTTGCCGATTCGCCTGCACAGGCCAGAGTCGTGAAATTTTTACTTGAAAACGGCTTTGGCGTCTCGGAAAAAGGGCGCATCACCTGTAATGACATCGAGATCCCGGCCACCCATATCGCACGCACCATCGGGACCGACCGGCGGGTCGTCGACGCCACGGCGCGCCGCATCCAGAGCATGGACTGGACCAGCAAAGTCTTCTCCTCCATGCGGGCGACCCCCGACCTCTCAAAGGTCGCCGAGGCCCTCGGCCTCACCGTCATCACCATCCTCCCGACCGACGCCCACGAGAAAGGGATCGTCGGCGCCGCGGTCAGAATACTATCCGAACACGACCTTGCGATCAGACAGATCTTCGTGACCGACCCCTACTTCGCCGAGTCGCCCAGACTGGTCATCATCCTCGACGAACCCCTCCCTCTCGGCGTTATCGAAGAACTGCGGGCCCTCCCGCAGGTGCAAAAACTGATGATCTAG
- a CDS encoding DMT family transporter: MTRENLLPILYGLTSALLFGVTAPFSKLLLEGVGPITMASLLFLGSGTGLFLYLLGGSFLGHGRDGVEASLAPADLPWLAGVVLFGGVLAPVTLMISLAQTSAATASLLLNFEAVATTVIAVLWYREPVGGRMWGALTLITFSCVILSYVPDQPFGLSVGALGIILTCTFWGMDNNFSKQISAKDPIPIVMIKGFGAGAVTFVIARLFGEAMPDPATCLAAMAIGFLGYGGMMSVFFMMALRGIGSARTSALVSTSPFFGVFVSFLLFTEEPRPAFFVSLLVMALGAWLLISERHAHAHRHEPMAHEHRHRHDDLHHDGHDHPPGTPPLDAKGYHSHCHDHPEMVHDHPHSPDLHHRHAHN; encoded by the coding sequence ATGACCCGCGAAAATCTCCTTCCTATCCTGTATGGGCTGACGTCGGCGCTGCTCTTTGGTGTCACGGCGCCGTTCTCGAAATTGCTGCTCGAGGGGGTGGGGCCGATCACGATGGCGTCGCTGCTCTTTCTGGGAAGCGGGACGGGTCTGTTTCTTTATCTTCTCGGGGGATCGTTCCTCGGGCACGGGCGTGACGGGGTCGAGGCATCTCTCGCGCCGGCCGATCTCCCGTGGCTCGCGGGGGTCGTCCTCTTCGGCGGGGTGCTCGCCCCGGTTACTCTGATGATCAGTCTGGCCCAGACGTCGGCGGCCACGGCGTCCCTCCTCCTCAACTTCGAGGCGGTGGCCACGACGGTGATCGCGGTGCTCTGGTATCGGGAGCCGGTGGGGGGACGGATGTGGGGCGCGCTCACTCTGATCACGTTCTCGTGTGTCATCCTCTCGTACGTGCCCGACCAGCCGTTCGGTCTCTCGGTGGGGGCGCTCGGGATCATCCTGACCTGCACGTTCTGGGGGATGGACAACAACTTCAGCAAGCAGATCTCGGCGAAGGATCCGATTCCGATCGTGATGATCAAGGGGTTCGGGGCCGGTGCGGTCACCTTCGTCATCGCCCGTCTCTTCGGCGAGGCGATGCCAGACCCGGCCACCTGTCTTGCGGCGATGGCGATCGGGTTCCTGGGCTACGGCGGGATGATGAGCGTCTTTTTCATGATGGCGCTGCGCGGGATCGGGTCGGCGCGGACGAGTGCGCTGGTCTCGACCTCGCCGTTCTTCGGGGTCTTCGTCTCGTTCCTCCTCTTCACCGAGGAGCCGAGGCCGGCTTTCTTCGTCTCCCTGCTGGTGATGGCCCTCGGTGCGTGGCTCCTCATCTCGGAGAGGCATGCCCACGCGCACCGGCACGAGCCGATGGCCCACGAGCACCGGCACCGGCACGACGATCTCCATCACGATGGTCACGATCACCCGCCCGGCACCCCGCCGCTCGATGCGAAGGGTTACCACTCTCACTGCCATGATCACCCGGAGATGGTCCACGACCACCCGCACTCGCCAGACCTCCATCACCGGCACGCCCACAACTGA
- a CDS encoding NAD(P)/FAD-dependent oxidoreductase encodes MAVAGAGVAGSYLAFRLLDAGYAVDLYDLPAQTACGTAPCAWMATRDFSAVLEAEGFEPEKYVTARFDVFLLQGQRVGADLMTIDKPALVADLRGGAEVRTGPLDPAGYDRVIDATGTARACLPPIAADDLCRCVQFRVRDGSGEALPAVRYVRGGYAWSFPLGGGERHVGCLSHLADPVGLVGKTGFLDGERLCGCRGRLRVTSPYGALPFVSGNVWGVGEAIGCVYPLVGDGIVPALVSARLLLDHFDDPAGYTQAVLDAFPAMQQERTVLERMKDGRRPSPAWLAEVDTSRLGIRVGVASAAGLLLKMLAR; translated from the coding sequence GTGGCCGTGGCAGGCGCGGGTGTGGCCGGGAGTTATCTTGCATTCCGGCTTCTGGATGCGGGGTATGCGGTGGATCTCTATGATCTCCCGGCACAGACGGCATGCGGGACGGCGCCGTGCGCCTGGATGGCGACGCGGGACTTCTCCGCCGTGCTGGAGGCCGAGGGGTTCGAGCCTGAGAAATACGTGACCGCACGTTTCGATGTCTTCCTCCTCCAGGGGCAGCGGGTGGGGGCCGACCTGATGACCATCGACAAACCGGCCCTCGTCGCCGACCTGCGGGGCGGGGCGGAGGTGCGGACCGGTCCGCTTGACCCGGCAGGATACGACCGGGTCATCGATGCCACGGGGACGGCGCGGGCCTGCCTGCCGCCGATCGCCGCAGACGATCTCTGCCGGTGCGTGCAGTTCAGGGTGCGGGACGGGAGCGGGGAGGCTCTCCCCGCGGTGCGCTATGTCCGCGGGGGGTATGCCTGGTCGTTCCCGCTCGGCGGCGGCGAGCGGCATGTCGGGTGCCTCAGTCACCTCGCCGACCCGGTCGGGCTCGTCGGGAAGACGGGGTTCCTGGACGGCGAGCGGCTCTGCGGGTGCAGGGGCAGGTTGCGGGTCACCTCGCCGTACGGGGCGCTGCCGTTCGTCTCAGGAAACGTATGGGGGGTGGGCGAGGCGATCGGGTGCGTCTATCCCCTCGTCGGCGACGGGATCGTCCCCGCCCTGGTCTCGGCCCGTCTCCTCCTCGATCATTTCGACGATCCCGCGGGCTACACGCAGGCGGTCCTCGACGCCTTCCCCGCGATGCAGCAGGAGCGCACCGTCCTGGAACGGATGAAGGACGGCCGCCGCCCCTCGCCCGCGTGGCTCGCCGAGGTCGACACCTCCCGCCTCGGCATCAGGGTGGGCGTGGCCTCGGCCGCGGGTCTCCTTCTCAAGATGTTGGCGAGGTGA